One bacterium DNA window includes the following coding sequences:
- a CDS encoding thioredoxin family protein, whose protein sequence is MKLLQLLVYLISASLSIAQQTPVVQLSSGESSLQNGRFILSVTAQIDPQYHIYGVEELDGPIATALTFELPAGLVLDGALVVPQGKKHFDQGFGIDVTWHSGSVIFQQPVKVVSAPSANMIKISFRYQACTESYCLPPKTLSYVHTLSDQILSFKAAGVQAKTNEKSASVEVAKKDTAKQNADTAGVLKEKTINQRTDSYESLRKESLASFIGLAFLTGFLALLTPCVFPMIPITVSFFTKHSATTRIQSLKKSLVYVAGIIFSFTLFGWFMSIVVGAAGAQNFAANVWINMIIGILFVVFATSLFGVFEIRLPSFLVNWTQSKSDSQGYAGTLFAGVTFTLVSFTCTVQFLGLLMVASANGEWFLPIIGMLAFATAFSAPFFVLSLFPQYLANLPKSGSWLHATKIVMAFVEIAAAFKFFSNVDLVWDLTLLTRPVLLSIWIVIFGVAGFYLLGKLQFSEDDRVEKIGFGRTSLAMIFLTATVYFVYGLFGNSLQSDIDAYLPPADYGVVAVVHSQSRTAKEENWIEHYETALERASTSDKPMFIDFTGKTCTNCRLMEKTMFVREDVRELFDQMVLVRLWTDFGADQERYQELQQKLVGSVALPFYAVVDRHGNVLAKFGGLERDPEIFKAFLRDGLNQAKAMADVK, encoded by the coding sequence GTGAAATTACTACAGCTTTTGGTTTATCTGATCTCTGCTTCACTCTCTATTGCTCAACAAACTCCGGTGGTTCAACTTTCGTCGGGTGAATCGTCGTTGCAAAACGGACGTTTCATACTTTCCGTGACGGCGCAAATCGATCCGCAATATCATATTTATGGCGTGGAGGAATTGGACGGACCGATTGCAACGGCACTGACATTTGAATTGCCGGCCGGCCTGGTGTTGGACGGCGCATTGGTCGTACCGCAAGGTAAGAAACATTTCGACCAAGGTTTCGGCATCGACGTCACTTGGCATTCCGGCTCGGTGATTTTTCAACAACCGGTTAAAGTTGTTTCGGCGCCGTCGGCCAACATGATTAAAATTTCATTCCGTTATCAGGCATGTACGGAATCGTATTGTCTGCCGCCCAAAACCCTGAGTTACGTTCATACATTATCCGACCAGATTCTTTCATTCAAGGCTGCAGGCGTACAGGCGAAAACCAATGAAAAAAGTGCGTCGGTAGAAGTTGCCAAGAAAGACACTGCGAAACAGAACGCCGACACGGCTGGCGTATTAAAAGAAAAGACGATCAATCAACGAACGGATTCCTATGAATCGCTCCGCAAAGAATCGTTGGCGTCATTCATCGGGCTGGCGTTTCTGACGGGATTCCTGGCGTTGCTCACGCCGTGTGTATTTCCGATGATCCCGATCACGGTTTCATTCTTTACCAAACATTCGGCGACGACAAGAATTCAATCGTTGAAGAAATCGTTAGTCTATGTTGCTGGAATTATTTTTTCGTTTACGCTGTTTGGTTGGTTCATGTCCATTGTCGTCGGGGCTGCCGGTGCGCAGAATTTTGCCGCGAATGTGTGGATCAATATGATCATCGGTATTTTGTTTGTTGTCTTTGCAACGAGTTTGTTTGGCGTATTTGAAATCCGCCTGCCGTCATTTCTGGTCAACTGGACGCAAAGTAAAAGTGATTCACAAGGTTACGCCGGAACGCTTTTCGCCGGTGTGACGTTTACATTGGTTTCGTTTACATGTACAGTACAGTTTCTTGGTTTGTTGATGGTGGCTTCGGCGAACGGAGAATGGTTTTTACCGATTATCGGCATGCTGGCTTTTGCAACGGCTTTTTCGGCGCCGTTTTTTGTGCTCTCGTTATTTCCGCAATATTTGGCCAATTTACCGAAAAGCGGAAGCTGGCTTCATGCGACAAAGATCGTTATGGCGTTTGTGGAAATCGCTGCCGCGTTTAAATTTTTCAGCAACGTCGATTTGGTGTGGGATTTGACCTTACTTACGCGACCGGTGCTGTTGTCCATCTGGATCGTGATTTTTGGTGTGGCGGGATTTTATCTGCTGGGTAAACTTCAGTTTTCAGAAGACGACCGCGTCGAGAAAATCGGTTTTGGGCGCACAAGCCTTGCGATGATATTTCTGACGGCGACGGTGTATTTTGTTTACGGACTTTTTGGTAATTCATTGCAATCGGATATCGACGCTTATCTGCCACCCGCCGATTATGGCGTTGTCGCCGTGGTTCATTCGCAAAGCAGGACTGCGAAGGAAGAAAATTGGATCGAACATTACGAAACTGCGCTGGAACGTGCCAGTACTTCGGACAAACCGATGTTCATCGATTTCACCGGCAAAACGTGCACGAATTGCCGCCTCATGGAAAAAACAATGTTCGTACGTGAGGATGTGCGTGAACTGTTTGATCAGATGGTATTAGTTCGGCTGTGGACGGATTTTGGAGCAGATCAGGAACGTTACCAGGAACTCCAGCAGAAATTGGTCGGCAGCGTTGCTCTGCCGTTTTATGCTGTCGTCGACAGACACGGTAATGTGTTGGCTAAATTCGGAGGCCTCGAGCGCGACCCGGAAATCTTCAAAGCGTTTTTACGCGACGGATTGAATCAGGCGAAAGCGATGGCCGATGTAAAATAA